In the genome of Streptomyces lydicus, the window CCAGAACCACCACGTAGCCGGTTGGGGCCGGGCTCTGGCGGGCATCGCCCGCACCGGGCACGTCGCCACCGTGCAGGTCCTGGAGCGCACCGTCCCCGACAGCGGCGACACCCTGGCCCGACACTGGAGCCAGCAGGGTCACCCCGAGACCCCGGTGGCCGGTCAGGTCTACAGCGACCTGGTCGCCTCCGCGGGGCCTGCCGCCGCTCCGCACGAGGCGTACCTGGCGATCTCCCTTGATCTCAAGGCGGCCAAGCGCCTCATCAGCCAGGCCGGCGGCGGCCTCCCGGGTGCCTTCACCGTGATGCAGCAGACCACCAGCTCGATCGCGCAGGCCGCGCGCAGCGCCGGACTGATGGTCACCGGCTGGCTCTCGGCGCGCGAGATCGCGGCCGTGATCCGCACCGCTTACGACCCCAAGGCGCTGTCCGCGCTGCAGCAGTGGTCGGAGTCCGGGCGGGCCGAGGCCGACCCGGCCGCCGCCGGGCCGGTGGTCCAGGTCGAGGAGTACGACCGGCTCGCCACCGACTCCGCGCGGCACGCCACCTACTGGGTCGAGGACTGGCCGCGCACCGAAACGAGCGCGGGCTTCCTGCACGGGTTGATGTTCACCGCCGGGGTCCGCCGCACCCTGTCCCTTATCTACGTGCCCCAGGGGATCGAGTCCGCGATGCGCGACGTCCAGCGGAAGAAGGCGGCGATCATCGCCGACGCCAATGAGAGGTCGCGTCGCGGGCAGGTCGACTCCGAAGCCGACTCCGTCGAGTACGCGGACGTCAAAACCCGTGAGCGCCAGCTGATCGCCGGGCACGCCGACGTCGCACTCACCGGCCTACTCACCGTGTCCGCCACCACCGACGCCCTGCTCGACGCCGCGTGCGCACAGATCGAAACCGCCGCCGTCACCGCCCAGGTCGATTTGCGACGCCTGAACTACCAGCAGCCCGACGCCTTCACGCTCGGCGCCCTACCCCTCGCCCGGAGTGTCCTGTGATCGCGCCGGAATCGCATGTGTCCGACGAAATCCACGCGCTGCTCGCGCCCCTGCAAGAAATGCAGCAGCGCCACCAACAGCGGCTCGCCGTATACAAGAACGCAGACGGCGACGTC includes:
- a CDS encoding SCO6880 family protein, which produces MSDLTVTPLTVKFPHRSRRGILLGLTLPQLILVSCALALLLVTVVSTGLLGVIVMSPLWAAVAASVAIRRHGRSLIDWAPIVLRFAQRRRTGQTLWLARPVTRPRQDGILHLPGTAASLRVVTPGDSANGAAAVHDPHGQTLTAIARVSSRAFALLDPASQNHHVAGWGRALAGIARTGHVATVQVLERTVPDSGDTLARHWSQQGHPETPVAGQVYSDLVASAGPAAAPHEAYLAISLDLKAAKRLISQAGGGLPGAFTVMQQTTSSIAQAARSAGLMVTGWLSAREIAAVIRTAYDPKALSALQQWSESGRAEADPAAAGPVVQVEEYDRLATDSARHATYWVEDWPRTETSAGFLHGLMFTAGVRRTLSLIYVPQGIESAMRDVQRKKAAIIADANERSRRGQVDSEADSVEYADVKTRERQLIAGHADVALTGLLTVSATTDALLDAACAQIETAAVTAQVDLRRLNYQQPDAFTLGALPLARSVL